A genome region from Struthio camelus isolate bStrCam1 chromosome 26, bStrCam1.hap1, whole genome shotgun sequence includes the following:
- the SH3GL1 gene encoding endophilin-A2 isoform X2, with amino-acid sequence MSWRHEEQLVSEKVGGAEGTKLDDDFKEMEKKVDLTSKAVTEVLTRTIEYLQPNPASRAKLTMLNTMSKIRGQVKNPGYPQSEGLLGESMIRYGKELGDDSNFGDALLDAGESMKRLAEVKDSLDIEVKQNFIDPLQNLCDKDLKEIQHHLKKLEGRRLDFDYKKKRQGKIPDEELRQAMEKFEESKEVAETSMHNLLETDIEQVSQLSALVDAQLDYHRQAVQILDELADKLKRRMREASSRPKREYKPKPRETYDFGDTDQSNGGFSCSPTPKVSASSSFRSDKPSRASVRSIPHLDQPCCKALYDFEPENDGELGFKEGDIITLTNQIDENWYEGMINGQSGFFPLNYVEVLVPLPQ; translated from the exons CTGGTCAGCGAGAAGgttggaggtgctgaagggaccAAGCTCGATGATGACttcaaggaaatggaaaag AAAGTGGATCTGACCAGCAAGGCAGTTACAGAAGTATTGACCAGAACAATAGAGTACCTCCAGCCTAACCCAG CTTCCAGAGCCAAGTTAACCATGCTCAACACGATGTCGAAGATCCGTGGACAGGTGAAGAACCCCGGCTACCCGCAGTCAGAAgggctgctgggggagagcaTGATCCGATATGGCAAGGAGCTGGGCGACGATTCCAACTTCG GCGATGCACTTCTTGATGCTGGTGAATCTATGAAACGACTGGCTGAAGTGAAGGACTCGCTGGATATTGAAGTCAAACAAAATTTTATTGATCCCCTCCAGAACCTGTGTGACAAAGACCTGAAAGAAATCCAG CACCATCTCAAGAAGCTGGAAGGCAGACGCTTGGACTTTGACTACAAGAAGAAACGACAGGGGAAGATCCCCGATGAGGAACTTCGACAGGCCATGGAGAAATTTGAAGAGTCCAAGGAAGTAGCTGAGACCAGTATGCACAACCTCCTAGAAACTGAT ATCGAGCAGGTGAGCCAGCTCTCGGCCCTGGTGGATGCCCAGCTGGACTATCACAGGCAGGCAGTGCAGATCCTGGACGAGCTTGCAGACAAACTCAAACGCAG aATGAGGGAGGCCTCTTCACGTCCCAAGCGAGAATACAAGCCCAAACCCAGGGAGACATATGACTTTGGAGACACTGACCAATCTAACGGAGGCTTCTCTTGCAGTCCTACCCCCAAAGTCTCAG CTTCCTCCTCTTTCCGATCCGACAAGCCGTCCCGGGCCTCCGTCAGGAGTATCC CTCACCTGgaccagccctgctgcaaggcgCTGTACGACTTCGAGCCCGAAAACGACGGCGAGCTGGGCTTCAAGGAAGGCGACATCATCACCCTGACCAACCAGATCGACGAAAACTGGTACGAGGGCATGATCAACGGCCAGTCGGGCTTCTTCCCGCTCAACTACGTGGAAGTGCTGGTTCCGCTACCTCAGTGA
- the SH3GL1 gene encoding endophilin-A2 isoform X3, whose amino-acid sequence MSVAGLKKQFYKASQLVSEKVGGAEGTKLDDDFKEMEKKVDLTSKAVTEVLTRTIEYLQPNPASRAKLTMLNTMSKIRGQVKNPGYPQSEGLLGESMIRYGKELGDDSNFGDALLDAGESMKRLAEVKDSLDIEVKQNFIDPLQNLCDKDLKEIQHHLKKLEGRRLDFDYKKKRQGKIPDEELRQAMEKFEESKEVAETSMHNLLETDIEQVSQLSALVDAQLDYHRQAVQILDELADKLKRRMREASSRPKREYKPKPRETYDFGDTDQSNGGFSCSPTPKVSAHLDQPCCKALYDFEPENDGELGFKEGDIITLTNQIDENWYEGMINGQSGFFPLNYVEVLVPLPQ is encoded by the exons CTGGTCAGCGAGAAGgttggaggtgctgaagggaccAAGCTCGATGATGACttcaaggaaatggaaaag AAAGTGGATCTGACCAGCAAGGCAGTTACAGAAGTATTGACCAGAACAATAGAGTACCTCCAGCCTAACCCAG CTTCCAGAGCCAAGTTAACCATGCTCAACACGATGTCGAAGATCCGTGGACAGGTGAAGAACCCCGGCTACCCGCAGTCAGAAgggctgctgggggagagcaTGATCCGATATGGCAAGGAGCTGGGCGACGATTCCAACTTCG GCGATGCACTTCTTGATGCTGGTGAATCTATGAAACGACTGGCTGAAGTGAAGGACTCGCTGGATATTGAAGTCAAACAAAATTTTATTGATCCCCTCCAGAACCTGTGTGACAAAGACCTGAAAGAAATCCAG CACCATCTCAAGAAGCTGGAAGGCAGACGCTTGGACTTTGACTACAAGAAGAAACGACAGGGGAAGATCCCCGATGAGGAACTTCGACAGGCCATGGAGAAATTTGAAGAGTCCAAGGAAGTAGCTGAGACCAGTATGCACAACCTCCTAGAAACTGAT ATCGAGCAGGTGAGCCAGCTCTCGGCCCTGGTGGATGCCCAGCTGGACTATCACAGGCAGGCAGTGCAGATCCTGGACGAGCTTGCAGACAAACTCAAACGCAG aATGAGGGAGGCCTCTTCACGTCCCAAGCGAGAATACAAGCCCAAACCCAGGGAGACATATGACTTTGGAGACACTGACCAATCTAACGGAGGCTTCTCTTGCAGTCCTACCCCCAAAGTCTCAG CTCACCTGgaccagccctgctgcaaggcgCTGTACGACTTCGAGCCCGAAAACGACGGCGAGCTGGGCTTCAAGGAAGGCGACATCATCACCCTGACCAACCAGATCGACGAAAACTGGTACGAGGGCATGATCAACGGCCAGTCGGGCTTCTTCCCGCTCAACTACGTGGAAGTGCTGGTTCCGCTACCTCAGTGA
- the SH3GL1 gene encoding endophilin-A2 isoform X5 yields the protein MEKKVDLTSKAVTEVLTRTIEYLQPNPASRAKLTMLNTMSKIRGQVKNPGYPQSEGLLGESMIRYGKELGDDSNFGDALLDAGESMKRLAEVKDSLDIEVKQNFIDPLQNLCDKDLKEIQHHLKKLEGRRLDFDYKKKRQGKIPDEELRQAMEKFEESKEVAETSMHNLLETDIEQVSQLSALVDAQLDYHRQAVQILDELADKLKRRMREASSRPKREYKPKPRETYDFGDTDQSNGGFSCSPTPKVSAHLDQPCCKALYDFEPENDGELGFKEGDIITLTNQIDENWYEGMINGQSGFFPLNYVEVLVPLPQ from the exons atggaaaag AAAGTGGATCTGACCAGCAAGGCAGTTACAGAAGTATTGACCAGAACAATAGAGTACCTCCAGCCTAACCCAG CTTCCAGAGCCAAGTTAACCATGCTCAACACGATGTCGAAGATCCGTGGACAGGTGAAGAACCCCGGCTACCCGCAGTCAGAAgggctgctgggggagagcaTGATCCGATATGGCAAGGAGCTGGGCGACGATTCCAACTTCG GCGATGCACTTCTTGATGCTGGTGAATCTATGAAACGACTGGCTGAAGTGAAGGACTCGCTGGATATTGAAGTCAAACAAAATTTTATTGATCCCCTCCAGAACCTGTGTGACAAAGACCTGAAAGAAATCCAG CACCATCTCAAGAAGCTGGAAGGCAGACGCTTGGACTTTGACTACAAGAAGAAACGACAGGGGAAGATCCCCGATGAGGAACTTCGACAGGCCATGGAGAAATTTGAAGAGTCCAAGGAAGTAGCTGAGACCAGTATGCACAACCTCCTAGAAACTGAT ATCGAGCAGGTGAGCCAGCTCTCGGCCCTGGTGGATGCCCAGCTGGACTATCACAGGCAGGCAGTGCAGATCCTGGACGAGCTTGCAGACAAACTCAAACGCAG aATGAGGGAGGCCTCTTCACGTCCCAAGCGAGAATACAAGCCCAAACCCAGGGAGACATATGACTTTGGAGACACTGACCAATCTAACGGAGGCTTCTCTTGCAGTCCTACCCCCAAAGTCTCAG CTCACCTGgaccagccctgctgcaaggcgCTGTACGACTTCGAGCCCGAAAACGACGGCGAGCTGGGCTTCAAGGAAGGCGACATCATCACCCTGACCAACCAGATCGACGAAAACTGGTACGAGGGCATGATCAACGGCCAGTCGGGCTTCTTCCCGCTCAACTACGTGGAAGTGCTGGTTCCGCTACCTCAGTGA
- the SH3GL1 gene encoding endophilin-A2 isoform X4, which yields MEKKVDLTSKAVTEVLTRTIEYLQPNPASRAKLTMLNTMSKIRGQVKNPGYPQSEGLLGESMIRYGKELGDDSNFGDALLDAGESMKRLAEVKDSLDIEVKQNFIDPLQNLCDKDLKEIQHHLKKLEGRRLDFDYKKKRQGKIPDEELRQAMEKFEESKEVAETSMHNLLETDIEQVSQLSALVDAQLDYHRQAVQILDELADKLKRRMREASSRPKREYKPKPRETYDFGDTDQSNGGFSCSPTPKVSASSSFRSDKPSRASVRSIPHLDQPCCKALYDFEPENDGELGFKEGDIITLTNQIDENWYEGMINGQSGFFPLNYVEVLVPLPQ from the exons atggaaaag AAAGTGGATCTGACCAGCAAGGCAGTTACAGAAGTATTGACCAGAACAATAGAGTACCTCCAGCCTAACCCAG CTTCCAGAGCCAAGTTAACCATGCTCAACACGATGTCGAAGATCCGTGGACAGGTGAAGAACCCCGGCTACCCGCAGTCAGAAgggctgctgggggagagcaTGATCCGATATGGCAAGGAGCTGGGCGACGATTCCAACTTCG GCGATGCACTTCTTGATGCTGGTGAATCTATGAAACGACTGGCTGAAGTGAAGGACTCGCTGGATATTGAAGTCAAACAAAATTTTATTGATCCCCTCCAGAACCTGTGTGACAAAGACCTGAAAGAAATCCAG CACCATCTCAAGAAGCTGGAAGGCAGACGCTTGGACTTTGACTACAAGAAGAAACGACAGGGGAAGATCCCCGATGAGGAACTTCGACAGGCCATGGAGAAATTTGAAGAGTCCAAGGAAGTAGCTGAGACCAGTATGCACAACCTCCTAGAAACTGAT ATCGAGCAGGTGAGCCAGCTCTCGGCCCTGGTGGATGCCCAGCTGGACTATCACAGGCAGGCAGTGCAGATCCTGGACGAGCTTGCAGACAAACTCAAACGCAG aATGAGGGAGGCCTCTTCACGTCCCAAGCGAGAATACAAGCCCAAACCCAGGGAGACATATGACTTTGGAGACACTGACCAATCTAACGGAGGCTTCTCTTGCAGTCCTACCCCCAAAGTCTCAG CTTCCTCCTCTTTCCGATCCGACAAGCCGTCCCGGGCCTCCGTCAGGAGTATCC CTCACCTGgaccagccctgctgcaaggcgCTGTACGACTTCGAGCCCGAAAACGACGGCGAGCTGGGCTTCAAGGAAGGCGACATCATCACCCTGACCAACCAGATCGACGAAAACTGGTACGAGGGCATGATCAACGGCCAGTCGGGCTTCTTCCCGCTCAACTACGTGGAAGTGCTGGTTCCGCTACCTCAGTGA
- the SH3GL1 gene encoding endophilin-A2 isoform X1 gives MSVAGLKKQFYKASQLVSEKVGGAEGTKLDDDFKEMEKKVDLTSKAVTEVLTRTIEYLQPNPASRAKLTMLNTMSKIRGQVKNPGYPQSEGLLGESMIRYGKELGDDSNFGDALLDAGESMKRLAEVKDSLDIEVKQNFIDPLQNLCDKDLKEIQHHLKKLEGRRLDFDYKKKRQGKIPDEELRQAMEKFEESKEVAETSMHNLLETDIEQVSQLSALVDAQLDYHRQAVQILDELADKLKRRMREASSRPKREYKPKPRETYDFGDTDQSNGGFSCSPTPKVSASSSFRSDKPSRASVRSIPHLDQPCCKALYDFEPENDGELGFKEGDIITLTNQIDENWYEGMINGQSGFFPLNYVEVLVPLPQ, from the exons CTGGTCAGCGAGAAGgttggaggtgctgaagggaccAAGCTCGATGATGACttcaaggaaatggaaaag AAAGTGGATCTGACCAGCAAGGCAGTTACAGAAGTATTGACCAGAACAATAGAGTACCTCCAGCCTAACCCAG CTTCCAGAGCCAAGTTAACCATGCTCAACACGATGTCGAAGATCCGTGGACAGGTGAAGAACCCCGGCTACCCGCAGTCAGAAgggctgctgggggagagcaTGATCCGATATGGCAAGGAGCTGGGCGACGATTCCAACTTCG GCGATGCACTTCTTGATGCTGGTGAATCTATGAAACGACTGGCTGAAGTGAAGGACTCGCTGGATATTGAAGTCAAACAAAATTTTATTGATCCCCTCCAGAACCTGTGTGACAAAGACCTGAAAGAAATCCAG CACCATCTCAAGAAGCTGGAAGGCAGACGCTTGGACTTTGACTACAAGAAGAAACGACAGGGGAAGATCCCCGATGAGGAACTTCGACAGGCCATGGAGAAATTTGAAGAGTCCAAGGAAGTAGCTGAGACCAGTATGCACAACCTCCTAGAAACTGAT ATCGAGCAGGTGAGCCAGCTCTCGGCCCTGGTGGATGCCCAGCTGGACTATCACAGGCAGGCAGTGCAGATCCTGGACGAGCTTGCAGACAAACTCAAACGCAG aATGAGGGAGGCCTCTTCACGTCCCAAGCGAGAATACAAGCCCAAACCCAGGGAGACATATGACTTTGGAGACACTGACCAATCTAACGGAGGCTTCTCTTGCAGTCCTACCCCCAAAGTCTCAG CTTCCTCCTCTTTCCGATCCGACAAGCCGTCCCGGGCCTCCGTCAGGAGTATCC CTCACCTGgaccagccctgctgcaaggcgCTGTACGACTTCGAGCCCGAAAACGACGGCGAGCTGGGCTTCAAGGAAGGCGACATCATCACCCTGACCAACCAGATCGACGAAAACTGGTACGAGGGCATGATCAACGGCCAGTCGGGCTTCTTCCCGCTCAACTACGTGGAAGTGCTGGTTCCGCTACCTCAGTGA